One window of Rhinolophus ferrumequinum isolate MPI-CBG mRhiFer1 chromosome 26, mRhiFer1_v1.p, whole genome shotgun sequence genomic DNA carries:
- the LRRC61 gene encoding leucine-rich repeat-containing protein 61: protein MEPQAEKPGEADGVRVTPQLLKSRSGEFALDSILLLKLRGLGLVDLGCLGACLGLEWLDLSGNALTQLGPLASLRQLAVLNVANNRLTGLEPLAACENLQNLNAAGNLLATPGQLQCLAGLRGLEHLRLRDPLARLSNPLCASPSYGAVVRELLPGLKVIDGERVAGRGSEFYQLCRDLDSPLWPSSSPGPSMAEAQPWVEPGYWEAWPTRSSSILQEACRQFQDTLQECHELDRQAQDSLEQAQQALSSAGTTSSFVF from the coding sequence ATGGAGCCGCAGGCTGAGAAGCCAGGAGAGGCTGATGGGGTGCGTGTCACGCCCCAGCTGCTCAAGTCACGCTCGGGCGAGTTTGCCCTGGACTCCATCCTGCTTCTGAAGCTGCGAGGCTTGGGGCTAGTGGACCTGGGCTGCCTGGGGGCGTGCCTGGGCCTCGAGTGGCTGGACCTGTCGGGCAACGCGCTCACCCAGCTGGGCCCACTGGCCTCCTTGCGCCAGCTGGCCGTGCTCAATGTCGCCAACAATCGGCTAACAGGGTTGGAGCCACTGGCCGCCTGCGAGAACCTGCAGAATCTCAATGCAGCGGGCAACCTGCTGGCCACCCCTGGCCAGCTGCAGTGTCTGGCCGGACTGCGGGGCCTCGAGCACCTGCGGCTCCGGGACCCTTTGGCCCGGCTCAGCAACCCGCTCTGTGCCAGCCCCTCCTACGGGGCCGTGGTCCGAGAGCTGCTGCCCGGCCTGAAGGTCATCGATGGGGAGCGTGTGGCCGGCCGCGGCAGTGAGTTCTACCAGCTGTGTCGGGACCTGGACAGCCCCCTGTGGCCCAGCTCCAGCCCCGGCCCCAGCATGGCCGAGGCGCAGCCCTGGGTGGAGCCAGGGTACTGGGAGGCCTGGCCCACGCGGAGCAGTTCCATCCTGCAGGAGGCCTGCCGGCAGTTCCAGGACACACTGCAGGAGTGCCACGAGCTGGACCGCCAGGCCCAGGACAGCCTGGAGCAGGCCCAGCAGGCGCTCAGCTCTGCAGGCACCACCTCGTCGTTTGTCTTTTGA